One window of Epinephelus fuscoguttatus linkage group LG9, E.fuscoguttatus.final_Chr_v1 genomic DNA carries:
- the srp72 gene encoding signal recognition particle subunit SRP72 yields the protein MASGGVSVASLWTEVNRCGQNGDFTRALKALTKILHENRDDVTALHCKIVCLVQNGSFKEALNVMNTHSKLLGSEVVFEKAYCEYRLNRVESALKTIESAPEQTDKLKELYGQVLYRLERYDDCKSVYTDLIRNSQDEYEEERKTNLAAVVASMSQWEEAPLEDLGLPESTYELCYNAACALIGQGQLTEALNKLRQAEELCRVSLADDSDVTEEDIESELAVIHSQMAYVMQLQGRTDEALQLYNQVIKLKPSDVGLLAVTANNIITINKDQNVFDSKKKVKLTNAEGVEYKLAKKQLQAIDFNKALLAMYTNQADQCRKLSSSLQSQNPGHPRPVLIQVAQLCREKQHSRAIELLQQFSDQHPESASGIKLTMAQLYLIQGHVTKACDVLRSIEEFKHKSGMISALVTMYSHEEDIDSAIDIFKQAIGHYQSEQPGSAAHLALVREAANFKLKYGRKKEAISDLEQLWKQNTNDIHTLAQLISAYSLVDTDKAKSLSKHLPSADTMAFNVDVDELENSHGATYVRKKAAKVTGENLPKEQSQGEIKKKKKKKRGKLPKNYDPKATPDPERWLPMRERSYYRGKKKGKKKEQIGKGTQGATAGASAELDASKTASSPPTSPRPGSASGSSTAAASNVVPPRQQKPAASGATRKKAPQKKKKGGKGGW from the exons ATGGCGAGTGGAGGGGTCTCGGTGGCTTCTCTGTGGACCGAAGTGAACCGTTGCGGGCAGAATGGAGACTTTACCAGAGCCCTGAAAGCTCTGACTAAAA TTTTACATGAGAACAGAGACGATGTGACGGCTCTCCACTGTAAGATAGTTTGTCTTGTGCAGAATGGGAGCTTCAAAGAGGCGCTGAATGTCATGAACACTCACTCAAAGCTGCTCGGCAG TGAGGTTGTGTTTGAGAAGGCGTACTGTGAGTACCGTCTGAACAGAGTGGAAAGTGCCCTGAAGACCATCGAGAGTGCTCCTGAACAAACAGACAAGCTGAAGGAGCTCTACGGCCAAGTG TTGTACAGACTGGAGCGCTACGATGACTGTAAGTCCGTCTACACGGATCTGATCAGGAACTCCCAGGATGAGTacgaggaggagaggaagaccaACCTCGCTGCTGTGGTGGCTTCAATGAGTCAGTGGGAGGAAGCTCCATTG GAAGATCTGGGTCTTCCTGAGTCCACGTATGAGCTGTGCTACAATGCTGCCTGCGCTCTGATTGGCCAAGGACAGCTTACAGAGGCCCTCAATAAACTACGACAAGCAGAAG aGCTTTGCAGAGTCTCGTTGGCTGACGATTCT GATGTGACTGAGGAGGACATCGAGTCAGAGCTGGCTGTCATCCATTCTCAGATGGCGTACGTCATGCAGTTACAAGGTCGGACAGACGAGGCTCTGCAGCTGTACAACCAGGTCATCAAGCTCAA GCCGTCAGATGTGGGGCTTCTTGCTGTGACTGCTAACAATATCATTACAATAAACAAG GACCAAAACGTGTTTGACTCAAAGAAGAAGGTGAAACTGACAAACGCTGAAGGTGTTGAATACAAGCTGGCGAAGAAGCAGCTGCAGGCGATCGACTTCAACAAAGCCCTCCTGGCCATGTACACTAACCAG GCTGACCAGTGCAGGAAACTGTCTTCCAGTCTTCAGTCTCAGAATCCGGGTCACCCGCGGCCGGTCCTCATCCAGGTTGCTCAGCTGTGCAGAGAGAAGCAGCACAGCAGGGCCATAGAGCTGCTCCAG CAATTCTCAGACCAACATCCAGAGAGTGCGTCTGGCATCAAACTGACAATGGCACAACTCTATTTAATACAAG GTCACGTAACAAAAGCTTGTGATGTTTTAAGGTCCATCGAAGAGTTTAAGCACAAATCAGGGATG ATTTCAGCTCTGGTAACGATGTACTCCCACGAAGAAGACATTGACAGCGCTAttgacattttcaaacaagctaTTGGACATTACCAGTCTGAACAG CCCGGATCTGCTGCACACTTGGCCCTTGTAAGAGAAGCTGCCAATTTCAAACTGAAGTACGGACGGAAAAAAGAAGCCATTAGTGATCTGGAGCAGCTGTGGAA GCAGAACACCAACGACATCCACACACTGGCACAACTCATCTCAGCGTACTCTCTGGTGGACACGGATAAAGCCAAATC CCTCAGCAAACACCTACCGTCCGCAGACACAATGGCCTTCAATGTGGACGTGGACGAGCTGGAGAACTCGCACGGAGCCACGTACGTCAGGAAAAAGGCTGCAAAGGTCACAGGAGAAAACCTTCCCAAAGAACAAAG CCAAGGCGAGatcaaaaagaagaagaagaaaaagagag GCAAACTGCCCAAGAACTACGACCCCAAAGCGACCCCTGACCCCGAGAGGTGGCTGCCCATGAGGGAGCGCTCCTACTACAGAGGcaagaagaagggaaagaagaAGGAGCAGATAGGAAAAGGCACACAGGGAGCGACGGCAGGAGCTTCAGCCGAGCT GGACGCCAGTAAGACAGCCAGCAGCCCCCCTACCTCCCCCAGACCAGGGTCTGCGTCCGGTTCATCTACAGCCGCCGCCAGCAATGTGGTCCCACCACGCCAGCAGAAACCTGCAGCGTCAGGGGCCACACGTAAGAAggcaccacagaagaagaagaagggaggCAAAGGAGGCTGGTAG
- the LOC125894186 gene encoding snRNA-activating protein complex subunit 1-like → MSRTPPTYADFFYQPLTEDVEELLARFQQTDSIRYEVFSAIWREMGFSDVFTGIISIAEMKRFCRLALATAVKYFLPPYSYQIRVGGLYLMFGLYHTQLAAPPVKIRLALKDWAVIQKFVKDSVDSGHQDIVYIYEKLVATKAIHYTAMPHFLSFHKHRKPKKQPVCAEFLGRCTAIQELLSADILEELTNIQSQYEKMKEATAEVSCKATMTHRGFAASLKDSMTEFIMWQQKTFKKAKKHKKSDDDDGEEEEEEEEYEEEEEEEEEKPTESSRSRARLLSSIKQKSYSNFQEPSKSRRHRQAETVESCSSGAEQVQETAGRRRKKVPSLRARTWMSLGVPQEESQLQAWLLSAPEQQERVPVKRTNQTAPFKP, encoded by the coding sequence ATGTCTCGGACGCCGCCTACTTACGCTGATTTCTTCTACCAGCCTCTGACAGAAGATGTGGAGGAACTCCTGGCTCGTTTCCAGCAGACCGACTCCATCAGGTACGAGGTGTTTTCAGCCATCTGGAGGGAGATGGGCTTCTCTGATGTCTTCACAGGGATCATCAGTATAGCTGAGATGAAGAGATTCTGCAGATTGGCGCTGGCTACAGCCGTGAAGTACTTCCTGCCTCCGTACAGCTACCAGATCCGTGTTGGAGGCCTGTATCTGATGTTTGGTTTGTACCACACACAACTTGCTGCTCCGCCTGTGAAGATTAGACTCGCTCTGAAGGACTGGGCTGTGATTCAAAAGTTTGTGAAGGACTCTGTGGACTCTGGGCATCAGGACATCGTTTACATCTATGAAAAGCTTGTTGCAACCAAAGCCATACACTACACCGCCATGCCACATTTCCTCAGCTTCCACAAGCACAGGAAGCCGAAGAAGCAGCCTGTGTGTGCAGAGTTTCTCGGGAGGTGCACAGCCATCCAGGAGCTCCTCTCAGCAgacatcctggaggagctgacCAACATCCAGAGCCAGTATGAGAAGATGAAGGAGGCCACGGCGGAGGTCAGCTGCAAGGCCACCATGACCCATCGAGGGTTTGCCGCCAGCCTGAAAGACTCCATGACTGAGTTCatcatgtggcagcagaagactttcaaaaaagctaaaaaacacaagaagtctgatgatgatgatggtgaggaggaggaggaggaggaagaatatgaagaggaggaggaggaagaggaggagaagccaACTGAGTCCAGCCGCAGCAGAGCCAGACTCTTGTCCTCCATCAAGCAGAAGAGCTACAGCAACTTCCAGGAGCCGTCCAAGTCCAGGAGGCACCGACAGGCCGAGACAGTGGAGTCCTGCAGCTCAGGGGCCGAGCAGGTCCAGGAGACTGCAGGTCGGCGGCGAAAGAAGGTTCCCTCTCTGCGGGCTCGGACCTGGATGAGTCTTGGGGTGCCGCAGGAGGAGAGCCAGCTCCAGGCCTGGCTCCTGAGTGCTcctgagcagcaggagaggGTCCCAGTGAAGAGGACCAACCAGACTGCACCTTTCAAACCATGA